The Bacillota bacterium DNA segment CTCTTCACAAGCCCCGCCCGGCGCAAGAAGACCATGAGTTGTTCCAGGTAGTCGGGGCTGAGCCCCTGGCGCCTGGCAATATCCTTCAGCGGCAGGGGGGCCTCAGCCTCAGAGACGGCCAGCTCGTACATCGCCTTGACGCCATATCGTCCCTTGGTAGACAACATCATGATAATCCTGACCTCCAAAGTCGGCTTTACACAATGCATCGTACCACCTGAGAGTGCCTGGCGTCAATATACCGACTTGCATCAACCAAAAGGTACTCGAAATGAGGTCATTGCATCAAGACAAAAAAGTACTCGAAGAAGGGAGGTGCCATGGATGGTTCGAACTCTAGATGACCATAACATGAGAGGAGAAGAAACCGTGGCGCTCACTTTGGCCTAGAAGAGGGCTGTGGTGAGGGAGTTGGCCGTGAAGTATCGAAGGGCTTCGAAGAAGGCCAAGTGGCGTCTCTTAGATGATCTTATGGAACTGGTAGGTTATAATCGCTCCTATGCTGCCAGGGTTCTAAGATGCGGCTACAAAGAAAGGCCTCAGGGAAGGAGGCGTAACTGCGGGAGGAAAACCTATTCCGAAGATGTAAAGAGGGCTCTCAAAAAGAGCTGGGCCATCTTAGACTTCCCTTCCGGCAAACGGCTTGTCCCCTTTATACCGGAGGTTGTTCCAGTACTTGAGAGTTTTGGTGAGTTGACCCTTAGGGAAGAGACCCGGGCCAAGATTTTTGGTATCAGCTCGGCCACGGTCGTGCGGCTACTGAGGCCCGAAAGAACAAGACTTGAGTTAAGGGGGCGGACCGGTACTAAACCCGGCTCCCTCCTGAAAAACGACATCCCCGCCAAGACCTTCGCCGATTGGAACGACACGGAGCCTGGGT contains these protein-coding regions:
- a CDS encoding integrase, which gives rise to MRELAVKYRRASKKAKWRLLDDLMELVGYNRSYAARVLRCGYKERPQGRRRNCGRKTYSEDVKRALKKSWAILDFPSGKRLVPFIPEVVPVLESFGELTLREETRAKIFGISSATVVRLLRPERTRLELRGRTGTKPGSLLKNDIPAKTFADWNDTEPG